In one Pseudomonas sp. Bout1 genomic region, the following are encoded:
- a CDS encoding adenosylmethionine--8-amino-7-oxononanoate transaminase, with protein MGLNNQWMQRDLAVLWHPCTQMKDHQRLPLIPIKRGEGVWLEDFEGKRYLDAVSSWWVNVFGHANPRINQRIKDQVDQLEHVILAGFSHQPVIELSERLVKMTPEGLTRCFYADNGSSCIEVALKMSFHYWLNRGLPNKKRFVTLTNSYHGETIAAMSVGDVPLFTETYKALLLDTIKVPSPDCYLRPDGMSWEEHSRNMFQAMEQTLADNHDTVAAVIVEPLIQGAGGMRMYHPVYLKLLREACDRYGVHLIHDEIAVGFGRTGTMFACEQAGIRPDFLCLSKALTGGYLPLAAVVTTDDVYDAFYDDYPTLRAFLHSHSYTGNPLACAAALATLDIFEEDNVIENNKALAQRMATATAHLVDHPHVSEVRQTGMVLAIEMVQDKATKAAYPWQERRGLKVFEHALERGALLRPLGSVVYFLPPYVITPEQIDFLAEVASEGIDIATNSKVSVAVPQDFHPGFRDPG; from the coding sequence ATGGGTTTGAATAACCAGTGGATGCAACGCGACCTTGCGGTGCTGTGGCATCCCTGCACCCAGATGAAAGACCACCAGCGACTGCCGCTGATCCCGATCAAACGCGGCGAAGGCGTGTGGCTGGAAGACTTCGAAGGCAAACGCTACCTCGACGCCGTCAGCTCCTGGTGGGTCAACGTGTTTGGCCACGCCAACCCGCGCATCAACCAGCGCATTAAAGACCAGGTCGACCAGCTGGAACACGTGATTCTTGCCGGCTTCAGTCACCAGCCGGTGATCGAGCTGTCCGAGCGCCTGGTGAAAATGACACCCGAAGGGCTGACCCGCTGCTTCTACGCCGACAACGGTTCGTCGTGCATCGAAGTCGCGTTGAAGATGAGCTTTCACTATTGGCTCAACCGCGGCCTGCCGAACAAAAAGCGTTTTGTCACCCTGACCAACAGCTACCACGGCGAGACCATCGCCGCGATGTCGGTGGGCGATGTGCCGCTGTTCACCGAAACCTACAAGGCCTTGCTGCTGGACACCATCAAGGTGCCGAGCCCGGACTGCTACTTGCGCCCCGACGGCATGAGCTGGGAAGAGCACTCCCGCAACATGTTCCAGGCCATGGAACAGACCCTCGCCGACAACCACGACACCGTCGCCGCCGTGATCGTCGAACCGTTGATCCAGGGCGCCGGTGGCATGCGCATGTACCACCCGGTGTACCTCAAGCTGCTGCGCGAAGCCTGCGACCGCTATGGCGTGCACCTGATCCATGACGAGATCGCCGTGGGCTTCGGCCGCACCGGCACGATGTTCGCCTGTGAACAGGCCGGCATCCGCCCGGACTTCCTGTGCCTGTCCAAGGCCCTGACCGGCGGCTACCTGCCGTTGGCGGCCGTGGTCACCACCGATGATGTGTACGACGCCTTCTACGACGACTATCCGACCCTGCGCGCCTTCCTGCATTCCCACAGCTACACCGGCAACCCGCTGGCGTGTGCGGCGGCACTGGCGACGCTGGATATCTTCGAAGAAGACAACGTCATCGAGAACAACAAGGCCCTGGCCCAGCGCATGGCAACCGCCACTGCGCACCTGGTGGACCACCCCCACGTCTCGGAAGTGCGCCAGACCGGCATGGTGCTGGCCATCGAGATGGTGCAGGACAAGGCCACCAAGGCTGCCTACCCATGGCAGGAACGCCGTGGCCTGAAGGTATTCGAGCATGCGCTGGAGCGTGGTGCGCTGCTGCGGCCGCTGGGCAGCGTGGTGTATTTCCTGCCACCGTATGTGATCACCCCGGAGCAGATCGACTTCCTGGCTGAAGTGGCCAGCGAGGGGATCGATATCGCCACCAACAGCAAGGTCAGCGTGGCGGTGCCCCAGGATTTCCACCCGGGGTTTCGTGATCCGGGCTGA
- a CDS encoding 16S rRNA (uracil(1498)-N(3))-methyltransferase, producing MRLSRFFVDAPLSLGDHELPEAQAHYISRVLRMSEGDAVQLFDGAGLEFRASLLEVGKKRVVVQVTESFAGQVESPLQIHLGQGLSRGERMDWAIQKATELGVNEITPIFSERCEVRLKDERADKRLQHWRQVAISACEQCGRSRVPVIHPPLLLADWLKQADADLKLVLHPVAEPLVSHAKPASLAFLIGPEGGLTDGEVETAQGAGFHAARLGPRVLRTETAPVVALAVAQQLWGDF from the coding sequence ATGAGACTGTCCCGCTTTTTTGTCGACGCCCCACTGAGCCTTGGCGACCACGAGTTGCCGGAAGCCCAGGCGCATTACATCAGCCGCGTATTGCGCATGAGCGAAGGCGACGCCGTGCAACTGTTCGACGGCGCAGGCCTGGAGTTTCGCGCCAGCTTGCTGGAAGTCGGTAAAAAGCGCGTGGTGGTGCAGGTCACCGAAAGCTTCGCCGGGCAGGTCGAATCGCCGTTGCAGATTCACCTCGGCCAGGGACTGTCCCGTGGCGAGCGGATGGATTGGGCGATTCAGAAAGCCACCGAGCTTGGGGTGAACGAAATCACCCCGATCTTCAGTGAGCGCTGCGAAGTGCGCCTTAAAGACGAACGCGCCGACAAGCGCCTGCAGCACTGGCGCCAGGTGGCGATCAGCGCCTGCGAGCAGTGCGGGCGTTCAAGGGTGCCGGTGATTCACCCACCGCTGCTGCTGGCGGATTGGCTGAAGCAGGCCGATGCGGATTTGAAGCTGGTGCTGCACCCGGTGGCCGAGCCGCTGGTGAGCCATGCCAAGCCCGCGAGCCTGGCCTTCCTGATCGGGCCGGAAGGTGGTTTGACCGATGGGGAAGTCGAGACGGCCCAAGGTGCGGGGTTTCACGCCGCCCGCTTGGGCCCACGCGTACTGCGTACCGAAACAGCGCCAGTCGTGGCGCTGGCCGTGGCCCAGCAACTGTGGGGCGACTTCTAA
- a CDS encoding transporter substrate-binding domain-containing protein, protein MQKSTLIGCTLGLLFGAQAHATEAPLEGTLSKIANARSITLGYRDASVPFSYVGDHSGKPMGYSVDLANKIVERIQQKTGVPKLNVKYNLVTSQTRIALVQNGTVDLECGSTGVTAERQKQVAFSYGFIYVKGQLLTANDSGIKGFADLKGKNVVTTAGTTNERFLKSYNVDHKLNMSVISAKDHGEAFQMLQSGRAAAFYMDDALLYGERAKARDPHKWVVVGEEQSREIYSCMVRKDDPQFLAVVNETLAGLYSSGEINGIYQRWFEQPIPPKGLNLEFPMTSELKAIIATPVSDPVE, encoded by the coding sequence ATGCAAAAAAGCACGTTGATCGGCTGCACCCTTGGGCTGTTATTCGGCGCTCAGGCCCACGCCACCGAAGCACCTCTGGAAGGCACACTGAGCAAGATCGCCAACGCCCGGAGCATCACCCTCGGCTACCGCGATGCCTCGGTTCCGTTCTCCTATGTGGGGGATCACAGCGGCAAGCCCATGGGGTATTCGGTGGACCTGGCGAACAAGATCGTCGAGCGCATCCAACAGAAAACCGGCGTGCCGAAGCTCAACGTGAAGTACAACCTGGTGACTTCCCAGACCCGCATTGCCCTGGTGCAAAACGGCACCGTGGACCTGGAATGCGGTTCAACCGGCGTGACGGCGGAGCGGCAGAAGCAGGTGGCGTTTTCCTACGGGTTTATCTACGTGAAGGGCCAGCTGCTGACCGCCAACGACAGCGGTATCAAAGGCTTTGCTGATCTTAAGGGCAAAAACGTGGTGACCACCGCGGGCACCACCAACGAGCGGTTTCTCAAGAGCTACAACGTTGATCACAAACTGAACATGTCGGTGATCAGCGCCAAGGACCACGGCGAAGCTTTCCAGATGCTGCAATCGGGCCGGGCGGCGGCGTTCTACATGGATGACGCGTTGCTTTATGGCGAGCGCGCCAAGGCCAGGGACCCGCATAAGTGGGTGGTGGTCGGGGAGGAACAGTCGCGGGAAATCTACAGCTGCATGGTGCGCAAGGATGACCCGCAGTTTCTCGCGGTGGTCAACGAAACCCTGGCCGGGCTGTACAGCTCGGGGGAGATCAACGGCATTTACCAGCGCTGGTTTGAACAGCCGATTCCGCCCAAGGGCTTGAACCTGGAATTCCCGATGACCAGTGAGCTGAAGGCGATTATTGCGACGCCTGTGAGTGATCCAGTGGAGTAG
- a CDS encoding RidA family protein, translated as MTITRINSNNRLSGAVVFQDLVFLSGQVPGDGRDITTQTREVLAKIDGLLAEAGSDKDHLVNATIYLNNIEEGFAPMNEVWSAWLSPGQAPTRTTLQAQLARPDVLVEISVIAVRRT; from the coding sequence ATGACCATCACCCGAATCAACAGCAACAATCGCCTGTCTGGCGCAGTGGTTTTTCAGGACCTGGTGTTCTTGTCCGGCCAGGTACCGGGGGACGGGCGCGATATAACGACCCAGACCCGTGAGGTGCTGGCCAAGATTGATGGGTTGCTGGCCGAGGCCGGCAGCGACAAGGATCATCTGGTGAATGCGACCATCTACCTCAACAATATCGAGGAGGGATTTGCGCCGATGAATGAAGTCTGGTCCGCCTGGCTGTCGCCGGGGCAGGCGCCGACGCGTACCACGTTGCAGGCGCAGTTGGCGCGACCGGACGTGCTGGTCGAGATCAGTGTCATTGCCGTGCGCCGTACCTGA
- a CDS encoding D-amino acid dehydrogenase, with product MVQQVCIIGGGVIGLASAYALVRAGMQVTVVEARDTFASETSFANGGQLSYRYVAPLADKGVPLQAIGWMLRGDSPLKLRPRMDPAQWRWMASFLGACRGSVNQRNAAHLLRLASLSQETLQRWREEDQLGDFHWRRNGKLVTFRRLESYERALNKVTDPLQQQVLSAQDCARLEPTLASTRFAGGIYTPNEEVGDCHAFCQQLAARLEASGRCTFLLGRKVTGIRHSAGTVQAIEMGCEVLPVQHLVLAAGHRSPELALPGLSLPLYPLKGYSLSVPIGAQHQAPTISITDYDRKIVYARIGEQLRVAAMVDIVGFDTRLEPKRLALIKRQALETFPQAGDYQHAVEWAGMRPATPTGVPLIGASAYSNLWLNLGHGALGFTLACGSGQVLAELIGRHIPSIDMQGFAPRAA from the coding sequence ATGGTTCAGCAGGTCTGCATCATCGGTGGTGGGGTTATCGGCCTGGCGAGTGCCTACGCGCTGGTGCGTGCCGGTATGCAAGTGACCGTGGTCGAAGCCCGGGACACATTCGCCAGCGAGACCAGTTTCGCCAATGGCGGGCAATTGTCCTACCGCTATGTTGCGCCCCTGGCCGACAAGGGCGTGCCGCTGCAAGCCATTGGCTGGATGCTGCGTGGTGACTCGCCGCTCAAGCTGCGCCCGCGCATGGACCCGGCGCAGTGGCGCTGGATGGCGTCGTTCCTGGGCGCCTGCCGTGGCTCGGTGAACCAGCGCAATGCGGCCCATTTGCTGCGCCTGGCGTCCTTGAGCCAGGAGACCCTGCAACGCTGGCGTGAAGAAGACCAGTTGGGCGACTTCCACTGGCGGCGCAACGGCAAGCTGGTGACCTTTCGCCGCCTCGAAAGCTATGAGCGCGCACTGAACAAAGTGACTGACCCTTTGCAACAGCAAGTGCTCTCGGCGCAGGACTGCGCGCGGCTGGAGCCGACCCTGGCCAGCACCCGTTTTGCCGGCGGCATCTATACGCCCAATGAAGAAGTCGGCGACTGTCATGCATTTTGCCAGCAGTTGGCGGCGCGTCTCGAGGCATCTGGGCGCTGCACCTTCCTGCTGGGGCGCAAGGTGACGGGGATTCGCCACAGCGCAGGCACCGTGCAGGCGATCGAGATGGGCTGTGAAGTGCTGCCGGTGCAGCACCTGGTGCTGGCCGCCGGGCACCGCAGCCCCGAGCTGGCCTTGCCCGGCCTGTCGCTGCCGCTGTATCCCCTCAAGGGCTACAGCCTGAGCGTGCCGATTGGTGCGCAGCATCAGGCGCCCACTATCAGCATCACGGATTACGACCGCAAGATCGTCTACGCGCGTATTGGTGAGCAACTGCGGGTGGCGGCGATGGTGGACATCGTCGGCTTCGACACCCGCCTGGAACCCAAGCGCCTGGCGCTGATTAAACGCCAGGCACTTGAGACGTTCCCGCAGGCTGGCGATTACCAGCACGCGGTTGAATGGGCCGGCATGCGTCCTGCTACGCCCACCGGCGTACCGCTGATTGGTGCCAGTGCCTACAGCAACCTGTGGCTTAACCTCGGCCATGGTGCCCTCGGGTTCACCCTGGCCTGTGGCAGCGGCCAGGTGCTGGCCGAGCTGATCGGCCGGCACATACCTTCCATTGATATGCAGGGCTTTGCGCCCCGCGCCGCTTGA
- a CDS encoding LysR family transcriptional regulator: protein MRLRHIEIFQAIRQTGSISAAAQLLHVSQPAVSKVLQHAELQLGFPLFLRIRGKLQPTPEALALEREVDKVTESLQGVRRLAQNLRREPGQSLRIGATPALALSLLPPAIREWTQRYPDIACELSSAHSRELVQNLLMREVDVALTLQPPDHPGLTAQPLAHGVLVALAPRDYWKENELGKPLPLMALAGAPLIGLSSADPLSAKLDSYLEAVDPPPRVSIAVQTYSLARAMVESGAGLAVIDPFTALGASPATTCIRPLAPPLPITLYALTRANEPPPHMLASLLEIFGSRAQEQLDRL, encoded by the coding sequence ATGCGCTTGCGTCATATCGAAATCTTCCAGGCCATCCGCCAGACCGGCTCCATCAGCGCCGCCGCCCAGTTGCTGCATGTCTCGCAGCCGGCCGTGAGCAAGGTGCTGCAGCACGCCGAGTTGCAGCTGGGGTTCCCGCTGTTCTTGCGCATACGCGGCAAGCTGCAACCAACCCCGGAAGCGCTGGCGCTGGAGCGCGAAGTCGACAAAGTAACCGAGAGCCTGCAAGGCGTGCGACGCCTGGCGCAAAACCTGCGCCGCGAGCCAGGCCAGAGCCTGCGTATCGGCGCGACGCCGGCGTTGGCCTTGTCGTTGCTGCCGCCGGCCATCCGCGAGTGGACCCAGCGCTACCCCGACATCGCGTGCGAGCTGTCCAGCGCCCACAGCCGCGAGCTGGTGCAGAACCTGTTGATGCGTGAAGTGGATGTAGCGCTGACGTTGCAACCACCCGATCACCCGGGACTCACCGCGCAGCCGTTGGCTCATGGCGTATTGGTGGCGCTGGCGCCCAGGGATTACTGGAAGGAAAACGAGCTGGGCAAACCGCTGCCGCTGATGGCCCTGGCGGGTGCGCCGTTGATTGGCCTGTCCAGCGCCGACCCGTTGTCGGCGAAGCTGGACAGCTACCTGGAAGCGGTCGACCCGCCGCCACGGGTCAGCATCGCGGTGCAGACCTATTCACTGGCCAGGGCTATGGTCGAATCCGGCGCCGGGCTGGCCGTCATCGACCCGTTCACGGCCCTCGGTGCGTCACCGGCCACCACCTGCATTCGCCCGCTGGCGCCGCCGCTGCCGATCACCTTGTACGCCCTGACTCGCGCCAACGAACCGCCGCCGCATATGCTGGCGAGCCTGCTGGAAATCTTCGGCAGCCGGGCCCAGGAGCAGTTGGACCGGCTATAA
- the trhA gene encoding PAQR family membrane homeostasis protein TrhA has translation MYHGERFNAWSHLLGAVAAFVGAVWMLVVAGMDGSPWKIVSVAIYGFTLLVLYSASTVYHSVRGRKKEIMQKVDHFSIYLLIAGSYTPFCLVTLRGPWGWTLFGIVWGLAVIGILQEIKPRSEARILSIVIYAVMGWIVLVAVKPLIAALGPTGFAWLASGGVLYTVGIIFFALEDRMRHSHGIWHLFVIGGSLLHFVAIMGYVL, from the coding sequence ATGTATCACGGGGAACGATTCAACGCCTGGAGCCACTTGCTCGGGGCGGTTGCGGCTTTTGTTGGCGCGGTATGGATGTTGGTGGTGGCCGGGATGGACGGCAGCCCCTGGAAGATTGTCAGCGTGGCGATCTACGGTTTCACGTTGTTGGTGCTCTACAGCGCATCGACCGTGTACCACAGCGTGCGCGGGCGCAAGAAAGAGATCATGCAGAAGGTTGATCACTTTTCGATCTACCTGCTGATCGCCGGCAGCTACACGCCGTTTTGCCTGGTGACGCTGCGCGGCCCGTGGGGCTGGACGCTGTTCGGGATTGTGTGGGGGCTGGCGGTGATCGGCATTTTGCAGGAGATCAAGCCACGCTCCGAGGCGCGGATTTTGTCGATTGTGATCTATGCCGTGATGGGCTGGATCGTGCTGGTGGCGGTCAAGCCGCTGATTGCAGCGCTGGGCCCCACCGGGTTTGCCTGGCTGGCGTCGGGCGGCGTGCTGTACACCGTGGGCATTATTTTCTTTGCCCTGGAGGACCGCATGCGCCATTCCCACGGGATCTGGCATTTGTTCGTGATCGGCGGCAGCTTGCTGCATTTTGTGGCGATCATGGGGTATGTGTTATAG
- a CDS encoding chromate transporter: MPDLEPAQPHPSLWQLFYNFAMVGLLGFGGVMPWARQMMVDRRQWVSEQGFNELLTTGQFFPGPNIANVGIIYGRRLHGLPGAVVTVVGLYLFPSLITVLAGFAYAKWWSHDVVQQVFGAVMPIATGLMLGTTLRLLKAMPRTLANYSAFVLTFVLMAVWVLPLWMVLLICIPSSLALSFMGKQKVAG; the protein is encoded by the coding sequence ATGCCCGACCTTGAGCCTGCCCAGCCTCACCCCAGCCTGTGGCAGTTGTTTTACAACTTCGCCATGGTCGGCCTGCTGGGCTTCGGCGGCGTAATGCCCTGGGCGCGGCAAATGATGGTCGACCGCAGGCAGTGGGTCAGCGAGCAAGGCTTCAACGAGCTGCTGACCACTGGCCAATTCTTCCCCGGGCCGAATATCGCCAACGTCGGCATTATCTATGGCCGGCGCCTGCACGGCTTGCCGGGTGCGGTTGTGACCGTCGTCGGCTTGTATCTGTTCCCCTCGCTGATCACCGTGCTGGCGGGCTTCGCCTATGCCAAATGGTGGAGCCATGACGTGGTGCAGCAGGTCTTCGGCGCGGTGATGCCAATCGCCACCGGGCTGATGCTCGGCACCACCTTGCGCCTGCTCAAGGCGATGCCCCGGACACTGGCCAACTACAGCGCATTCGTCCTGACCTTTGTGTTGATGGCCGTGTGGGTGCTGCCGTTGTGGATGGTCTTGCTGATCTGCATTCCCAGCTCCCTGGCCTTGAGTTTCATGGGCAAGCAAAAGGTGGCCGGCTGA
- a CDS encoding chromate transporter has protein sequence MQSVLFHLMIQCALWSLMAIGGNTVALSDIHRYTVTDMNWITDAQFVAFFALSQALPGPNGMFLVFIGQQAAGLPGALVALTAKLVPCSVLTYFGAGWLEKHTHTPWVQRVKGSLLPISIGLILAASYILMNSLENNATSLLLTLASAAVVYYTRLNAIWLIILGVVLGLCSAWLGVNWF, from the coding sequence ATGCAAAGCGTGCTGTTTCACCTGATGATCCAATGCGCGCTGTGGTCGCTGATGGCGATTGGCGGCAACACCGTGGCCCTGAGCGATATCCACCGCTACACCGTCACCGACATGAACTGGATCACCGACGCCCAATTTGTCGCCTTCTTCGCCCTGTCCCAGGCACTGCCGGGGCCCAACGGCATGTTCCTGGTGTTTATCGGCCAGCAAGCCGCCGGGTTGCCGGGCGCGCTGGTGGCGCTGACCGCCAAGCTGGTGCCCTGTTCGGTGCTGACCTACTTCGGCGCGGGCTGGCTGGAGAAACACACCCATACGCCGTGGGTGCAGCGGGTCAAAGGCAGCCTGCTGCCGATCTCCATCGGGCTGATCCTGGCCGCCAGCTACATCCTGATGAACAGCCTGGAAAACAATGCCACCAGCCTGCTGCTGACCCTGGCCAGCGCCGCCGTGGTGTATTACACACGGCTCAACGCAATCTGGCTGATCATCCTCGGCGTGGTGTTGGGCCTGTGCAGCGCATGGCTGGGAGTGAACTGGTTTTAG
- a CDS encoding LysR substrate-binding domain-containing protein — MLIDEEFTLKKLEIFLAFMRTGNLARAAAELQTSNVSVHRAIHSLENALRCPLFKHEGRNLTPLESAYVLEERAQKLVQDVVDSVRVTREAAGFSAERFKLGSLYSLTVKTVPQLIMGLKIRRSELNIDLILGSNFDLLYKLKNMEVDAILIALDEHANDPDCEQISLFSDDIFLATPADSPFDREQEIDLADVRDATFITLTQGFATHQDGNRVFKQAGFEPKVAMQVNDIFTLLSMVSSGVGYALLPGRIAAVYENRVKLIPLQPRYRLQQHIGVVFLKAKERDPNLLALLAECRMYANRQA, encoded by the coding sequence ATGCTGATCGACGAAGAATTCACCCTCAAGAAGCTGGAAATCTTCCTGGCGTTCATGCGCACCGGCAACCTGGCACGGGCGGCGGCTGAGTTGCAGACCAGCAACGTCAGCGTGCACCGGGCGATTCACTCCCTGGAAAACGCCCTGCGTTGCCCGCTGTTCAAGCACGAAGGGCGTAACCTCACACCGCTGGAAAGCGCCTATGTGCTGGAGGAGCGCGCACAAAAACTGGTGCAGGACGTGGTCGACAGCGTGCGGGTGACCCGCGAAGCCGCCGGTTTTTCCGCCGAGCGCTTCAAGCTGGGCTCGTTGTATTCATTGACGGTGAAGACCGTGCCGCAGTTGATCATGGGGCTGAAAATCCGGCGCAGCGAGCTGAACATCGACCTGATCCTCGGCTCCAATTTCGACCTGCTGTACAAGCTGAAAAACATGGAAGTCGACGCGATCCTGATCGCCCTCGACGAGCACGCCAACGATCCGGACTGCGAGCAGATCTCACTGTTTTCCGATGATATCTTCCTCGCCACCCCAGCCGATTCACCGTTCGACCGCGAGCAGGAAATCGACCTGGCGGATGTGCGCGACGCGACCTTCATCACCCTCACCCAAGGCTTTGCCACCCATCAGGACGGCAACCGCGTGTTCAAGCAGGCAGGGTTCGAGCCCAAGGTGGCGATGCAGGTCAACGACATCTTCACCCTGCTGAGCATGGTCAGTTCGGGCGTGGGGTATGCGCTGCTGCCGGGGCGAATTGCGGCGGTGTACGAGAACCGGGTAAAGCTGATTCCGCTGCAACCGCGCTACCGTTTGCAGCAGCACATTGGCGTGGTATTTCTGAAGGCCAAGGAGCGCGACCCGAACTTGCTCGCGCTGTTGGCAGAGTGCCGGATGTATGCCAATCGGCAGGCCTGA
- the madM gene encoding malonate transporter subunit MadM yields MWDLIEKGLANNGLVTAFAFVGVVMWISVVLSKRLTFGRIHGSAIAIVIGLVLAWVGGTLTGGQKGLADVALFSGIGLMGGAMLRDFAIVATAFEVQATEARKAGLIGAIALLLGTVLPFIVGASIAWAFGYRDAISMTTIGAGAVTYIVGPVTGAALGASSDVVALSIATGLIKAILVMVGTPMAARWMGLDNPRSAMVFGGLAGTVSGVTAGLAATDRRLVPYGALTATFHTGLGCLLGPSVLYFIVRGIVG; encoded by the coding sequence ATGTGGGACCTCATCGAGAAAGGCCTGGCAAATAACGGCTTGGTCACCGCCTTTGCATTTGTCGGCGTGGTGATGTGGATTTCGGTGGTGCTGTCCAAGCGCCTGACGTTCGGGCGCATCCACGGTTCGGCCATCGCGATTGTGATCGGGCTGGTGCTGGCCTGGGTGGGCGGCACGCTGACCGGCGGGCAGAAAGGCCTGGCGGACGTGGCACTGTTTTCCGGGATCGGCTTGATGGGTGGCGCGATGCTGCGGGACTTTGCCATCGTGGCCACGGCGTTTGAAGTGCAGGCCACCGAGGCGCGCAAGGCCGGGTTGATTGGTGCGATTGCCTTGCTGCTGGGCACAGTGTTGCCGTTTATTGTGGGCGCGAGTATTGCCTGGGCGTTCGGTTATCGCGATGCGATCAGCATGACCACCATCGGTGCGGGCGCGGTGACGTATATCGTCGGGCCGGTGACCGGGGCGGCGTTGGGCGCCAGTTCGGATGTGGTGGCGCTGTCCATTGCGACCGGCTTGATCAAGGCGATCCTGGTGATGGTCGGCACGCCGATGGCGGCACGCTGGATGGGCCTGGATAATCCGCGCTCGGCCATGGTGTTTGGTGGCCTGGCCGGCACGGTGAGCGGCGTGACGGCGGGCTTGGCCGCAACGGATCGGCGGTTGGTGCCGTATGGCGCGTTGACCGCCACCTTCCACACCGGGCTGGGCTGCTTGCTGGGGCCTTCGGTGCTCTACTTCATCGTGCGCGGGATTGTCGGCTAG
- the madL gene encoding malonate transporter subunit MadL yields MIIYGVALLAICMLAGVILGDMLGVLLGVKSNVGGVGIAMILLICARLWMHKHGGMTKECEMGVGFWGAMYIPVVVAMAAQQNVVTALHGGPVAVLAAIGSVVVCGCTIALISRTHKGEPLPDEEPLIAAAPVAGGR; encoded by the coding sequence ATGATTATTTACGGTGTGGCGTTGCTGGCGATCTGCATGTTGGCAGGCGTGATTCTGGGAGACATGCTCGGCGTGCTGCTGGGGGTAAAATCCAATGTGGGCGGGGTGGGCATCGCGATGATCCTGCTGATCTGCGCTCGGCTATGGATGCACAAGCACGGCGGCATGACCAAGGAATGCGAGATGGGCGTGGGCTTCTGGGGCGCGATGTACATCCCGGTGGTGGTGGCGATGGCGGCGCAACAGAACGTGGTGACCGCACTGCACGGCGGCCCGGTGGCGGTGCTGGCGGCGATTGGTTCGGTGGTGGTGTGCGGTTGCACGATTGCCTTGATCAGCCGCACGCACAAAGGTGAACCGCTACCCGATGAAGAGCCGCTGATTGCGGCTGCACCTGTCGCGGGAGGTCGCTGA
- the mdcH gene encoding malonate decarboxylase subunit epsilon — translation MSSLLAFPGQGAQRPGMLQQLPRAVLEQASAALDEDVLRLDSAQALASTRAVQLCLLIAGVASARLLEHTPDYVAGLSIGAYPAAVIAGSLDFADALKLVSLRGELMQQAYPHGYGMTALIGPDLSTVEALLAQVHSPRTPVYLANINADSQTVIAGSDEAMKAVANLVRGNGVAKRLAVSVPSHCALLEKPAEALAQAFAEVTLKTPSITYLSSTRARPIHNTEHLRDDLAFNMCRIVDWRGTVQSAYERGVRLHIELPPGAVLTGLARRVFEQGTVIAFEGARLDTLQALLREEGHRHQ, via the coding sequence ATGAGCAGCCTCCTGGCATTCCCGGGGCAGGGCGCCCAGCGTCCCGGCATGCTCCAGCAATTGCCGCGCGCGGTGCTGGAGCAAGCCAGTGCGGCCTTGGACGAGGACGTGCTGAGGCTCGACTCTGCGCAAGCGCTGGCCTCGACCCGCGCCGTGCAGTTGTGCCTGTTGATCGCCGGCGTCGCCAGTGCGCGCCTGCTGGAACACACACCCGATTATGTCGCCGGCCTGTCTATCGGCGCCTATCCCGCAGCCGTTATTGCCGGCTCCCTGGACTTTGCCGACGCGCTGAAACTCGTCAGCCTGCGCGGCGAATTGATGCAACAGGCGTATCCCCACGGCTACGGCATGACCGCGCTTATCGGCCCTGACCTGTCCACCGTCGAAGCCTTGCTCGCCCAGGTCCACAGCCCGCGAACCCCGGTGTACCTGGCCAATATCAATGCCGACAGCCAGACCGTTATTGCCGGCAGCGACGAAGCAATGAAGGCCGTGGCCAATCTGGTCCGCGGCAACGGCGTTGCCAAACGCCTGGCCGTCAGCGTGCCGTCCCATTGCGCGCTACTGGAAAAGCCCGCCGAGGCACTGGCCCAGGCGTTTGCCGAAGTGACACTGAAAACGCCGAGCATCACCTACCTGAGCAGCACCCGCGCCCGGCCGATACACAACACAGAACACCTGCGCGACGACCTCGCCTTCAACATGTGCCGCATCGTCGATTGGCGCGGCACTGTGCAAAGCGCCTATGAGCGTGGCGTGCGCCTGCATATCGAACTGCCTCCCGGCGCCGTGCTCACGGGCCTGGCGCGCCGGGTGTTCGAGCAAGGCACCGTCATTGCCTTCGAAGGCGCCCGCCTGGACACCTTGCAGGCCTTGCTGCGAGAGGAGGGCCACCGCCACCAATAA